A genome region from Euphorbia lathyris chromosome 4, ddEupLath1.1, whole genome shotgun sequence includes the following:
- the LOC136226199 gene encoding uncharacterized protein, with protein MGKSNSFTGNLQEVARIVTSHHHSPKPKKPREVRVESAALKLKKMEESSLFLDGRNRVPLSQVVSECLKRWFQDTLREAKAGDIAMQVLVGQMYFNGYGVSKDSQKGLAWHNRASKSRASVWKVSDKRPGYNASDSDSDETKDDETKIR; from the exons ATGGGGAAGTCCAATTCTTTTACAGGCAATCTCCAAGAAGTTGCCAGAATAGTCACTTCCCACCACCACAGCCCAAAACCCAAAAAACCTAGGGAGGTTAGGGTTGAATCGGCGGCACTCAAATTGAAGAAAATGGAAGAGAGTTCCCTCTTTCTTGACGGCCGGAATAGGGTGCCGCTTTCTCAGGTGGTATCTGAATGCCTGAAACGGTGGTTTCAAGATACTCTCAGAGAAGCTAAGGCTGGTGATATTGCAATGCAAGTTCTTGTTGGTCAGATGTATTTTAATGGCTATGGTGTTTCTAAAGATTCTCAAAAG GGCCTTGCTTGGCATAATCGAGCTTCGAAGAGTCGAGCTTCGGTGTGGAAAGTGAGTGATAAAAGACCAG GTTATAATGCAAGTGACTCAGATTCAGATGAAACAAAAGACGACGAAACTAAGATCAGATAA
- the LOC136226537 gene encoding synaptotagmin-1-like, with amino-acid sequence MGIFSTIFGFCGFGVGISTGLVIGYYLFIYFQPNDVKDPEIRPLLEEDSETLLRMLPEIPLWVKNPDYDRVDWLNKFLEYLWPYLDKAICKTVKDIATPIIAEQIPNYKIDSVEFEALTLGSLPPTFEGMKVYVTDEKELIMEPCLKWAANPNVNVAVKAFGLKATAQVVDLQVFALPRITLKPLVPSFPCFATIYVSLMEKPHVDFGLKLVGADLMSIPGLYSFVQEIIKDQVSNMYLWPKTLEVQIMDPAKALKRPVGILNVKVLRATKLKKKDLLGASDPYVKLKLTEDKLPSKKTTVKHKNLNPEWNEEFSFVVKDPETQAVEFHVYDWEQVGKHDKMGMNVILLKELSPEEPKIQTLDLLKNMDLNDPQNEKSRGHLEVELTYKPFKEEDLPKFEDPNTVQKAPEGTPSGGGLLVVIIHEAQDVEGKHHTNPHVRLIFRGEERRTKPIKKNRDPRWEEEFQFTLDEAPTNDRLHVEVVSSSSRIGLLHPKESLGYVDINLADVVSNKRINEKYHLIDSKNGRIQIELQWRTSS; translated from the exons ATGGGCATTTTCAGTACCATATTCGGTTTTTGTGGATTTGGAGTTGGGATTTCAACCGGGCTTGTGATCGGGTATTACCTCTTCATCTATTTCCAGCCCAACGATGTTAAG GATCCTGAGATTCGTCCATTGCTTGAGGAAGACTCGGAAACTTTGCTACGAATGCTTCCAGAGATACCCCTGTGGGTAAAAAATCCAGATTATGATCGG GTTGATTGGCTAAATAAATTTCTTGAGTATTTGTGGCCTTATCTAGACAAG GCTATATGTAAGACTGTCAAGGACATCGCTACCCCCATAATTGCTGAGCAGATACCCAACTATAAAATTGATTCAGTTGAATTTGAAGCTCTTACTCTAGGGTCCCTACCACCAACTTTCGAAG gAATGAAAGTTTACGTCACTGATGAAAAGGAGCTAATTATGGAGCCATGCCTTAAATGGGCTGCAAATCCAAATGTCAATGTTGCTGTTAAAGCATTTGGGCTTAAAGCAACAGCTCAG GTGGTGGATCTGCAAGTTTTTGCTTTACCACGTATAACTCTGAAGCCTTTGGTTCCTAGTTTTCCTTGTTTTGCTACAATCTATGTGTCGCTCATGGAAAAG CCACATGTTGACTTTGGACTAAAGCTTGTGGGAGCTGATCTTATGTCAATACCTGGTCTATACAGTTTCGTTCAG GAGATTATTAAAGATCAGGTTTCCAACATGTATCTTTGGCCTAAAACCCTAGAAGTACAAATCATGGATCCTGCGAA AGCTTTGAAGAGGCCTGTGGGAATTCTTAATGTGAAAGTTCTGAGGGCGACAAAACTGAAGAAGAAGGATCTGCTAGGTGCATCAGATCCTTATGTAAAATTAAAGTTGACTGAGGATAAGCTGCCTTCAAAGAAGACTACTGTGAAACACAAGAACTTGAATCCTGAATGGAATGAAGAATTTAGTTTTGTTGTTAAAGATCCAGAGACACAAGCTGTAGAGTTTCATGTTTATGATTGGGAGCAG GTTGGCAAACATGATAAGATGGGTATGAATGTAATTCTTTTGAAAGAACTTTCACCAGAGGAGCCAAAAATTCAGACCCTTGACCTCCTGAAAAATATGGACTTGAATGATCCTCAAAATGAAAAGTCACGAGGGCATTTAGAGGTGGAATTAACATATAAACCTTTCAAAGAGGAAGACTTGCCAAAATTTGAAGACCCAAATACAGTTCAGAAGGCTCCTGAGGGGACTCCTAGTGGTGGAGGTCTACTTGTTGTTATTATTCATGAGGCTCAAGATGTTGAAGGGAAGCATCATACTAATCCACATGTTCGGCTTATTTTTAGAGGCGAGGAGCGGAGAACTAAG CCTATAAAGAAAAACAGAGATCCAAGATGGGAAGAGGAGTTTCAGTTCACGTTGGATGAGGCTCCAACTAATGATAGGTTACATGTGGAAGTTGTCAGCAGCTCATCTCGGATAGGCTTGCTGCATCCAAAG GAATCGTTGGGATATGTAGACATAAATCTTGCTGATGTTGTTAGCAACAAAAGAATCAATGAGAAGTACCATCTTATAGACTCGAAGAATGGGCGGATTCAAATAGAGTTGCAGTGGAGAACATCTTCTTGA